In Salinisphaera sp. T31B1, the following are encoded in one genomic region:
- the rpe gene encoding ribulose-phosphate 3-epimerase encodes MPRSSLSPLIAPSVLASDLSALGDECEAVIEAGADWIHFDVMDNHYVPNLTFGPPVCASLAKRLKRSHPNVPIDVHMMVKPVDALISAFADAGAASITFHPEASEHIDRSLQLARDAGCQTGLVFNPATPLEWLKYVLDKIDIVLIMSVNPGFGGQSFINESLGKIAEAREIIDASGRDIRLEVDGGIKTDNIRRVAEAGADTFVAGSAIFGQPDYAKVIADMRNELA; translated from the coding sequence ATGCCACGTTCATCCTTGTCCCCGCTGATCGCGCCGTCTGTGCTCGCCTCCGATCTGTCTGCCCTGGGCGATGAGTGCGAGGCAGTCATCGAAGCCGGCGCCGACTGGATTCACTTCGACGTGATGGACAACCACTACGTGCCGAATCTGACCTTCGGTCCGCCGGTGTGCGCCTCGCTGGCCAAGCGGCTCAAGCGCAGTCATCCGAATGTGCCGATCGACGTGCACATGATGGTCAAACCCGTGGACGCACTCATCAGCGCCTTCGCCGACGCGGGGGCGGCCTCGATCACCTTTCATCCGGAGGCCAGCGAGCATATCGACCGCAGCCTGCAGCTGGCACGCGATGCCGGCTGCCAGACCGGGCTGGTGTTCAATCCGGCCACGCCGCTGGAATGGCTGAAGTACGTGCTCGACAAGATCGATATCGTGCTGATCATGTCGGTCAACCCGGGCTTCGGCGGCCAGAGCTTCATCAACGAATCCCTGGGCAAGATCGCCGAGGCGCGCGAGATCATCGATGCGTCGGGCCGCGATATCCGTCTGGAGGTCGACGGCGGCATCAAGACCGACAACATCCGGCGCGTGGCCGAGGCCGGTGCCGATACCTTCGTCGCCGGATCGGCGATTTTCGGTCAGCCGGATTATGCGAAGGTCATCGCCGACATGCGCAACGAACTGGCCTGA
- a CDS encoding CopD family protein, giving the protein MAVLVALHTLAAVIWVGGLFFLVGILRPAASSVPLGERLPLLSVAMGRFFLWVWIAIITLLVTGNTMIFALGGMGAVPLYVHIMQGLGWIMFLLFGHMFFSPWRRVRTALAAGALADAGRAMNKLRFFASVNLAIGLVVIVVGVSGPYGLF; this is encoded by the coding sequence ATGGCGGTTCTTGTTGCACTGCATACCCTGGCGGCCGTCATCTGGGTCGGCGGATTGTTCTTTCTGGTGGGCATCCTGCGGCCGGCTGCGTCGAGCGTGCCCCTGGGCGAACGGCTGCCGCTGCTGTCGGTGGCCATGGGCCGATTCTTTCTCTGGGTCTGGATCGCGATCATCACGCTGCTGGTCACCGGCAACACCATGATCTTCGCCCTGGGCGGTATGGGGGCGGTGCCGCTGTATGTGCACATCATGCAGGGCCTGGGCTGGATCATGTTTCTGCTGTTCGGGCATATGTTCTTCTCGCCCTGGCGGCGTGTGCGTACGGCCCTGGCCGCCGGTGCGCTGGCCGATGCCGGCCGGGCCATGAACAAGCTGCGGTTTTTTGCCAGCGTCAATCTGGCCATCGGGCTGGTGGTGATCGTGGTGGGCGTATCGGGGCCGTACGGGCTGTTCTGA